Proteins encoded in a region of the Flavobacterium sp. PMTSA4 genome:
- the rlmB gene encoding 23S rRNA (guanosine(2251)-2'-O)-methyltransferase RlmB: MKKDQQIFGIRAIIEAIQSGTVIDKVFIQKDVQGDLMKELMKVMKQKSINFSYVPVEKLNRFTSNNHQGAVATISPIGFVEIENLIENVIDSGKKPFFLILDQLSDARNFGAIIRTAECTGVDGIIIQKQGSAPVNGDTVKTSAGAVFNIPICKVDHIKDAIFHLQASGIKTVAATEKTDQNIYNISLNEPVAIIMGSEDRGINPSVLKIVDEKAKLPMFGTIGSLNVSVACGAFLYETVRQRS, encoded by the coding sequence ATGAAAAAAGACCAGCAAATATTTGGAATTAGAGCTATTATAGAAGCGATACAATCAGGAACTGTAATTGATAAAGTGTTTATTCAGAAAGATGTTCAAGGCGATTTAATGAAGGAGTTAATGAAAGTGATGAAACAAAAAAGCATCAACTTCTCCTATGTTCCAGTTGAAAAACTTAATAGATTTACTTCTAATAATCATCAAGGTGCTGTTGCTACAATATCACCAATTGGTTTTGTTGAAATTGAAAATTTAATAGAAAATGTTATCGATAGCGGTAAAAAACCTTTCTTCTTAATTCTTGACCAATTATCAGATGCTCGTAATTTTGGTGCTATTATCAGAACTGCAGAATGCACTGGAGTTGATGGAATAATTATTCAGAAACAAGGTTCTGCTCCTGTTAATGGTGATACGGTTAAAACTTCTGCGGGTGCTGTTTTCAACATTCCAATTTGCAAAGTTGATCATATTAAAGACGCTATTTTTCACCTTCAAGCTTCTGGTATAAAAACGGTTGCTGCTACTGAAAAAACAGACCAAAACATCTATAATATTTCTTTGAACGAACCTGTTGCCATCATTATGGGAAGCGAAGACCGAGGAATTAATCCATCTGTTTTGAAAATTGTTGATGAAAAAGCTAAGTTACCTATGTTTGGAACTATTGGTTCTTTAAATGTTTCGGTGGCTTGTGGTGCATTTTTATATGAAACCGTTAGACAAAGAAGTTAA
- a CDS encoding replication-associated recombination protein A, translating to METPLAERIRPQKLEDYISQLHLVGENGSLTQQIKKGIIPSMIFWGSPGTGKTTLAQIIAKQSNRPFYELSAINSGVKDIRDVIEKAKQSGGLFTAKNPILFIDEIHRFSKSQQDSLLAAVEKGWITLIGATTENPSFEVIPALLSRCQVYVLNPFSKNDLIALLHRAMKKDSIISTKKIKLKETEALLRLSGGDGRKLLNIFELVVNASSEGQIIITNQKVLDLVQQNTVLYDKTGEQHYDIVSAFIKSIRGSDPNGAVYWLARMIEGGEDVKFIARRMLILSSEDIGNANPTAFIMANNTFQAVSTIGNPESRIILSQCAVYLATSPKSNASYMAINEAQQMVKQTGDLSVPIHLRNAPTKLMKELGYGEEYQYSHNYANNFSEQEYLPEEIKETKFYNPGNNSRENGTREFLKNRWKDKYGY from the coding sequence ATGGAAACTCCTTTAGCAGAACGTATACGTCCACAAAAACTAGAAGACTATATCAGTCAGCTGCATCTAGTAGGCGAAAATGGTTCGCTAACACAACAAATTAAAAAAGGAATTATTCCATCGATGATATTTTGGGGTTCGCCCGGAACTGGAAAAACTACGCTTGCACAAATTATTGCCAAGCAAAGCAATCGTCCGTTTTATGAATTAAGCGCCATCAATAGTGGTGTAAAAGACATTCGCGATGTTATTGAAAAAGCCAAACAAAGCGGCGGATTATTTACGGCTAAAAATCCAATTCTTTTCATAGATGAGATTCATCGTTTTAGCAAATCGCAACAAGATTCATTGTTAGCTGCTGTCGAAAAAGGTTGGATTACATTAATTGGAGCTACCACCGAAAATCCAAGTTTTGAAGTTATTCCTGCTTTATTGTCACGTTGTCAGGTGTATGTTTTAAATCCTTTTTCAAAGAATGATTTGATTGCACTTTTACATCGAGCGATGAAAAAAGATAGTATTATTTCGACCAAAAAAATAAAACTAAAGGAAACCGAAGCTTTATTGCGACTTTCTGGTGGTGATGGACGCAAACTATTAAATATTTTTGAACTTGTGGTAAACGCCAGTTCTGAAGGTCAAATTATCATTACCAATCAAAAAGTTTTGGATTTGGTGCAACAAAACACGGTGCTTTATGATAAAACAGGAGAACAACATTATGATATTGTTTCGGCTTTTATAAAATCTATCCGAGGAAGCGATCCAAATGGTGCTGTTTATTGGTTAGCCAGAATGATTGAAGGCGGCGAAGATGTAAAATTTATTGCGCGTCGTATGTTGATTCTTTCTAGTGAAGATATTGGCAACGCTAATCCAACGGCATTTATTATGGCCAACAATACTTTTCAAGCGGTTTCAACCATTGGAAATCCTGAAAGTAGAATTATCTTGAGTCAATGTGCTGTTTATTTGGCAACATCACCTAAAAGTAATGCTAGTTATATGGCAATAAATGAAGCTCAGCAAATGGTAAAACAAACGGGCGATTTATCGGTTCCAATTCATTTGCGAAATGCCCCAACAAAATTGATGAAAGAATTGGGTTATGGAGAAGAATATCAATATTCACATAACTATGCCAATAATTTTTCTGAGCAAGAATATTTACCCGAAGAAATAAAAGAAACCAAGTTCTACAATCCAGGAAATAATTCTAGAGAAAATGGCACCAGAGAATTTCTTAAAAATCGATGGAAAGATAAATATGGTTATTAG
- a CDS encoding YjjG family noncanonical pyrimidine nucleotidase, whose translation MKDTITDIFFDLDHTLWDFDKNSILAFDKIFKKQHPTIDTNAFIEIYAPINQACWKLYQFDKITHEELRYQRLKQSFDAMNYAISDEDINQISIDYINFLPDNNQLFDGAIEVLNYLKPNYNLHIITNGFAEVQTRKLSNSGIQNYFKTVTNSEMAGVKKPHPNIFEFALSLAKVSKNNALMIGDCIDADVRGAINFGIKAILFDETSKHNETDVLTINHLSELKNIL comes from the coding sequence ATGAAAGATACGATTACTGATATTTTTTTCGACTTAGACCATACACTTTGGGATTTTGACAAAAATTCCATTTTAGCATTCGATAAAATTTTCAAGAAACAGCATCCAACAATTGATACCAATGCATTTATTGAAATTTATGCACCAATAAATCAAGCGTGTTGGAAATTGTATCAGTTTGATAAAATTACTCATGAAGAACTGCGTTATCAAAGGCTGAAGCAATCATTTGACGCAATGAACTATGCTATTTCAGATGAAGATATTAATCAAATTAGTATTGATTATATTAATTTTTTACCCGATAACAACCAACTTTTTGATGGTGCAATAGAAGTTTTAAACTATTTGAAACCAAATTATAATTTACACATAATAACAAATGGTTTTGCTGAAGTTCAAACCAGAAAATTAAGTAATTCTGGAATTCAAAATTATTTTAAAACAGTTACCAATTCTGAAATGGCTGGAGTTAAAAAACCACATCCAAACATATTTGAATTTGCGCTATCTTTGGCAAAGGTTTCAAAAAATAATGCGTTAATGATTGGCGATTGTATTGATGCAGATGTTCGTGGCGCAATAAATTTTGGTATAAAAGCAATACTATTTGACGAAACCTCAAAGCATAATGAAACCGATGTATTAACGATTAATCATTTGTCAGAATTAAAAAATATATTATAA
- a CDS encoding SusD/RagB family nutrient-binding outer membrane lipoprotein, which yields MKKIFYLLFTTLLVISCDNNFEEINVSPNDSDVTDPNLLLTSAIIVTQNSLYNAQIGGDMGLCWAQHWSKVQYNDEEKYIPRRALMNSLWTNLYASSIAEASTAADLAEAEGNTNLQAAAIIMKANAFQILTDVYGPVPFTEAGVPGNTKPVHDSQEFVYDGILSLLDQADVLLANGSGEITASADLLYAGDVAKWRKFGASLKLKVLMRISKKRDVSTELTALVNSGLLMSSNSDSAELVYTASQPDANPLYETIVYSNRAEYKVSSVLIDKLNNLSDPRKAIFAQLNVGGQYVGNIPGEEHSGNYGGFSSPGTKYLDPTLPGVILSYSQVELYLAEAALEGYISGGITTAVAHYRNGITANMEWNGVSASAISTYLSQPTIDFSTLTIGRTKIGEQMWLTLYGQGIEAWTEWRRTGVPTLSPVVNAAISAIPKRFYFSTDTQNYNQENYQAAVSTLDQGDSMLSKVWWMN from the coding sequence ATGAAAAAAATATTTTATTTATTATTCACAACGCTACTTGTTATAAGTTGTGACAATAATTTTGAAGAGATTAACGTCTCTCCAAATGATTCTGATGTTACTGATCCAAACTTATTGTTAACTTCTGCAATCATTGTAACACAAAATTCACTATACAATGCTCAAATTGGTGGTGATATGGGATTATGCTGGGCTCAACATTGGTCTAAAGTTCAATATAATGATGAAGAAAAGTATATCCCTAGAAGAGCACTAATGAATTCTCTATGGACAAATTTATATGCTAGTTCCATTGCAGAAGCAAGTACAGCTGCAGATTTAGCAGAAGCTGAAGGAAATACAAATCTTCAAGCTGCTGCTATTATAATGAAGGCAAACGCTTTCCAAATCTTAACTGATGTTTATGGCCCAGTTCCATTTACTGAAGCAGGTGTTCCTGGTAACACAAAACCAGTTCATGATTCTCAAGAATTTGTTTACGATGGTATTCTTTCACTTTTAGACCAAGCTGATGTTCTTTTAGCAAATGGAAGTGGAGAAATTACTGCAAGTGCAGACTTATTATATGCTGGTGATGTTGCAAAATGGAGAAAGTTTGGAGCATCATTAAAGTTAAAAGTTTTAATGAGAATTTCTAAAAAGAGAGATGTAAGTACAGAATTAACTGCGTTAGTAAATTCAGGTTTATTAATGTCTTCAAATAGTGATTCAGCTGAATTAGTTTATACTGCTTCACAACCTGATGCAAATCCTCTTTATGAAACAATTGTTTACAGTAATAGAGCAGAATATAAAGTAAGTTCTGTTTTAATTGATAAGTTAAACAATTTAAGTGATCCTAGAAAAGCAATATTTGCTCAACTTAACGTCGGAGGACAATATGTTGGAAATATTCCAGGAGAAGAACATTCTGGAAATTACGGAGGTTTTTCATCACCTGGCACAAAATATCTAGATCCTACACTACCAGGTGTTATTTTATCCTACTCTCAAGTAGAATTATATCTAGCTGAAGCAGCTTTAGAAGGTTACATTAGTGGTGGGATAACAACTGCAGTTGCTCATTATAGAAATGGTATCACTGCTAATATGGAATGGAATGGAGTTTCTGCAAGTGCAATTAGCACCTATTTATCTCAACCAACTATTGATTTTTCTACATTAACTATTGGAAGAACAAAAATTGGTGAGCAAATGTGGTTAACTCTCTATGGGCAAGGTATTGAAGCATGGACAGAATGGAGAAGAACAGGAGTTCCTACATTATCTCCTGTTGTAAATGCAGCAATATCAGCTATCCCAAAAAGATTTTATTTCTCTACTGACACTCAAAACTACAATCAGGAAAACTATCAAGCTGCAGTTTCTACATTAGATCAAGGAGATTCAATGCTTTCAAAAGTTTGGTGGATGAATTAA
- a CDS encoding rhomboid family intramembrane serine protease: MNEQNHFKFTPSVWIVPTLLLMLIWTVFLMEDKYNVSFTEFGIYSRTISGMKGILLSPFLHGDFNHIASNSIPLFVLSVALIYFYRNLSLKVLIYGVLLSGLITWIIGRNSYHIGASGLIYVLVSFIFFKGVMTKYYRLMALSLAVVMVYGGMIWYVFPEIDTKISWEGHLAGLITGFAFAVYYKTPDYVKSIQYDWEKPDFNPEEDAFMKRFDENGNFVNPPKEEDIPDENNATATVKYVYNYKETKKD; the protein is encoded by the coding sequence ATGAACGAACAAAATCATTTCAAGTTTACACCTTCCGTTTGGATTGTTCCAACGTTATTGTTAATGCTAATTTGGACCGTCTTTTTGATGGAAGATAAGTATAATGTAAGCTTCACAGAGTTCGGTATCTATTCAAGAACGATTTCTGGAATGAAAGGAATACTTTTAAGTCCGTTTCTTCATGGCGATTTCAATCATATAGCTAGCAACTCCATTCCGTTATTTGTATTATCGGTTGCTTTGATTTATTTCTACAGAAATCTATCGCTCAAAGTGTTGATTTATGGAGTTCTTTTATCGGGATTAATTACATGGATTATTGGTAGAAACTCCTATCACATCGGCGCAAGTGGTTTGATTTATGTGTTGGTTTCATTTATTTTTTTCAAAGGAGTAATGACCAAATACTATCGTTTAATGGCTTTATCATTGGCTGTAGTAATGGTTTATGGTGGAATGATATGGTATGTTTTTCCCGAAATTGATACTAAAATTTCTTGGGAAGGACATTTGGCTGGATTGATTACCGGATTTGCTTTTGCGGTGTATTATAAAACTCCAGACTATGTTAAATCAATTCAATACGATTGGGAAAAACCCGATTTTAATCCTGAGGAAGATGCTTTTATGAAACGATTTGATGAAAATGGAAATTTTGTTAATCCACCAAAAGAGGAAGATATTCCAGATGAAAATAATGCTACCGCAACGGTTAAATATGTTTATAACTATAAAGAAACCAAAAAAGATTAA
- a CDS encoding UDP-N-acetylmuramate--L-alanine ligase, translated as MRTHFIAIGGAAMHNLALALHNKGYKVTGSDDAIFEPSKSRLEKKGLLPEEFGWFSEKITSDIEAIILGMHAKADNPELLKAKELGLKIYSYPEFLYEQSKNKTRVVIGGSHGKTTITSMILHVMHYHNIEVDYMVGAQLEGFDTMVHLTEDNDFIVLEGDEYLSSPIDRRPKFHLYQPNIALLSGIAWDHINVFPTFENYVEQFEIFVNQITKGGILVYNEEDETVKKVAEETMNTIRRISFQTPNYKVEDGTTLLETPEGFMPIEVFGAHNLNNLAGAKWICQNMGVDEADFYEAIASFKGASKRLEKIAEGKGKVAYKDFAHSPSKVSATTKAVKNQYPDRTLVACLELHTYSSLNAEFLKEYEGALDAADVAVVFYSPDAVKIKQLQEVTYDQIAQSFKRDDLIIYTNPAEFKDFLFKYDLNNSALLLMSSGNYGGLNFDEVKGLITSNI; from the coding sequence ATGCGTACACATTTCATTGCTATTGGCGGTGCAGCGATGCACAATTTGGCTTTAGCATTACATAACAAAGGATATAAAGTTACAGGTAGTGATGATGCTATTTTTGAACCTTCAAAATCACGATTAGAAAAAAAAGGTCTTTTACCAGAAGAATTTGGTTGGTTCTCAGAAAAAATCACTTCAGATATTGAAGCAATTATTTTAGGAATGCATGCTAAAGCAGATAATCCCGAATTGTTGAAAGCAAAAGAATTGGGCTTAAAAATTTATTCTTATCCTGAGTTTTTATACGAACAATCCAAAAATAAAACACGTGTAGTTATTGGTGGTTCGCATGGAAAAACAACCATTACTTCCATGATTTTACACGTAATGCATTATCATAATATTGAAGTTGATTATATGGTTGGCGCACAATTAGAAGGATTTGATACGATGGTTCATCTTACTGAAGATAATGATTTTATTGTTTTAGAAGGCGATGAATATCTTTCTTCTCCAATTGATAGAAGACCAAAATTTCATTTGTATCAACCTAATATTGCCTTACTTTCAGGAATTGCTTGGGATCATATTAATGTGTTTCCAACTTTTGAGAACTATGTAGAACAATTTGAAATTTTTGTAAATCAAATTACCAAAGGTGGTATTTTGGTCTATAATGAAGAAGATGAAACTGTAAAGAAAGTAGCTGAAGAGACAATGAATACCATCAGAAGAATTTCCTTTCAAACACCTAATTATAAAGTGGAAGATGGAACTACTTTATTAGAAACTCCAGAAGGTTTTATGCCAATTGAAGTTTTTGGAGCACACAATCTGAATAATTTAGCTGGAGCTAAATGGATTTGCCAAAATATGGGTGTTGATGAAGCCGATTTTTATGAAGCTATTGCCAGTTTTAAAGGCGCAAGCAAACGATTGGAAAAAATTGCAGAAGGAAAAGGAAAAGTAGCCTACAAAGATTTTGCCCATTCGCCAAGTAAAGTTTCAGCGACCACAAAAGCAGTTAAAAATCAATATCCCGATAGAACTTTAGTGGCTTGTTTAGAATTGCATACTTACAGTAGTTTAAACGCCGAGTTTTTGAAAGAATATGAAGGTGCGCTTGATGCTGCCGATGTTGCCGTAGTTTTTTATTCTCCAGATGCAGTAAAAATAAAACAGCTACAAGAAGTAACCTATGACCAAATCGCACAATCTTTCAAACGAGATGATTTAATTATTTATACTAACCCAGCGGAGTTCAAAGATTTTCTTTTTAAGTATGATTTGAATAATTCAGCACTATTATTAATGAGTTCTGGGAATTATGGCGGATTGAATTTTGATGAGGTGAAAGGTTTGATTACTTCCAATATTTAA
- a CDS encoding tetratricopeptide repeat protein, whose product MRLFFIILFVMPIEIYCQSNFEKGEKLFTQEKYTLAKPIFIDFLRENPNHLKTIEYLGDIAGHLKDWDNAILYYNKLKQGNPKEANYYYKYGGALGMKAKDSNKFKALGMIGEVKESFEKAIELNPRHIEARWALIEIYLQLPGIVGGSEKKASSYANQLLKLSQVDGFLAKGYIDEYFDRYNSAETNYLKAHAIGNSNTTFQKLFNLYKNKMNKPQKAEEFKNQFIK is encoded by the coding sequence ATGAGATTGTTTTTCATAATATTATTTGTAATGCCTATTGAGATTTATTGCCAATCAAATTTTGAAAAAGGTGAAAAACTATTTACTCAAGAAAAATATACTTTAGCCAAGCCTATTTTTATTGATTTTTTAAGAGAAAATCCTAATCATTTAAAGACAATTGAATATTTAGGAGATATTGCTGGACATTTGAAAGATTGGGACAATGCTATTTTATACTACAATAAATTAAAACAAGGAAATCCAAAAGAGGCAAATTACTATTATAAATATGGTGGTGCTTTGGGAATGAAAGCTAAAGACTCCAACAAATTCAAAGCACTTGGAATGATAGGCGAAGTTAAAGAATCCTTTGAGAAAGCAATTGAATTAAATCCAAGGCACATTGAAGCACGTTGGGCTTTAATTGAAATATATCTTCAATTACCAGGAATTGTTGGAGGTAGCGAAAAGAAAGCTTCAAGTTATGCCAATCAATTATTAAAACTTTCTCAAGTTGATGGATTTTTAGCCAAAGGATATATTGATGAATATTTTGACAGATACAATTCAGCAGAAACAAATTATCTGAAAGCACATGCAATAGGCAATTCTAATACAACATTTCAAAAGTTGTTCAATTTGTATAAAAACAAAATGAATAAACCACAAAAAGCAGAAGAATTTAAAAATCAATTTATAAAATAA
- a CDS encoding DUF1287 domain-containing protein: MKPFYFLLIVCSFFIIPTKTFEEKLSDAAISIIDASVVYTPSYISIKYPNGDVPAKTGVCTDVVIRTYRKLGIDLQKEVHEDMKTNFSKYPKTWGLKSTDTNIDHRRVPNLETFFTRKGQKLTVTQNANDYKTGEIITWMINGKLPHIGIITNKKSKDGKRPLIVHNVGGGQVLEDCLFSYEIVGHFKYWK, from the coding sequence ATGAAACCCTTTTATTTTTTACTAATTGTTTGTTCGTTTTTTATAATTCCAACAAAAACATTTGAAGAAAAACTTTCTGATGCTGCTATTTCTATAATTGATGCAAGCGTAGTATATACTCCGAGTTATATTTCCATTAAATATCCTAATGGTGATGTACCTGCAAAAACAGGAGTTTGTACCGATGTTGTAATTAGAACTTACCGAAAACTTGGAATTGATTTACAAAAAGAAGTTCATGAAGACATGAAAACTAATTTTAGTAAATATCCAAAAACTTGGGGTTTAAAATCTACCGATACAAACATTGACCATAGACGAGTTCCAAATTTAGAAACATTTTTCACTAGAAAAGGTCAAAAATTAACTGTTACTCAAAACGCAAACGATTACAAAACTGGTGAAATTATCACTTGGATGATTAACGGAAAATTACCTCACATTGGCATTATTACTAATAAAAAATCAAAAGATGGAAAACGACCTTTGATTGTTCATAATGTTGGCGGCGGACAAGTTTTGGAAGATTGTTTGTTCAGTTATGAAATTGTTGGACATTTTAAATATTGGAAGTAA
- the radC gene encoding RadC family protein, with the protein MEPTNFSIKHWAEDDKPREKLMLKGKQALSDAELIAILIGSGSRNESAVELSKRILASVDNNLNALGKLSLKQLMEFKGIGEAKAISIAAALELGRRRRAEETLELKKITSSKAVFEIMQPIIGELPHEEFWVLYLNNSNKVVYKAQLSKGGITGTVVDVRLIFKTALEQNATSIILSHNHPSGKLQASDADLEITEKLKLAGSQLDVKVLDHIIITENGYLSFQDEGIF; encoded by the coding sequence TTGGAACCAACAAATTTTTCCATAAAACATTGGGCAGAAGACGATAAACCTCGTGAAAAGCTTATGCTGAAAGGCAAACAAGCTTTGAGCGATGCCGAGTTGATTGCTATTTTAATTGGTTCGGGAAGTAGAAATGAAAGTGCAGTCGAATTGAGCAAACGCATTTTAGCAAGTGTCGATAATAATCTGAATGCCTTAGGAAAATTATCATTAAAACAATTGATGGAGTTTAAAGGAATAGGCGAAGCGAAGGCAATTTCTATTGCAGCAGCATTAGAATTAGGAAGAAGACGTAGAGCAGAAGAAACTCTCGAATTGAAAAAAATCACATCAAGCAAAGCCGTTTTTGAAATCATGCAACCCATAATTGGCGAGTTACCACATGAAGAATTTTGGGTGTTGTATTTAAACAATTCTAATAAAGTAGTTTACAAAGCACAACTTTCAAAAGGCGGAATCACAGGAACTGTTGTTGATGTTCGGCTAATTTTTAAAACGGCTTTAGAGCAAAACGCAACTTCAATAATTTTATCTCACAATCATCCATCAGGAAAATTACAAGCCAGTGATGCTGATTTAGAAATTACTGAGAAATTAAAATTAGCAGGAAGTCAGTTGGATGTTAAAGTGTTAGACCATATAATAATAACTGAAAACGGATATTTAAGTTTTCAAGATGAAGGAATTTTTTAA